TTGAGatgttttataaaatctaaGGTTTGAAATCGGATTGGGGATTTTtttcgatttagggttttcgtattggtttgatttttttgcattttcgcTAAGGTTCTTTGTTGTTATCGACTGGATTAGAGAGGTTCTGGTGTGAGTTCACAATCGATTTATGGTTTTGGTTCTTgatatcaaaattattatttttttaaataagaaacgtcagcagaaaaaaaaacctttcaACCTCTCCCGGACCATTTAgttctttatttttgcatttggaGTTGATGCATGTCACTTTCATCAGTGTTTATGGCATCGATTGTGGGGATCAAATAGATTTTGGGTTTAAAATCGAATTGGGGTTTTCGTCTGCTTGGAAACTCATTGTTGATAATGTTTACATTCGTTTCTTGTTTGCAAATGGCGAATCCACATGAACCTCATTTCTTTAAGCCTCTGCTTCCTGGTTTCCATAGTGGCGTCGTAAGAACCTCACTCTCTCTATTTGTTTACATTCGTTTCTTGATTAGATGTATTTCTTGTTTGATTAACTTTGCCTTTTCTTGCAGACAATACCACTTGCCTTCTTCTCAAAGCACATAGAAGGGAAGACGAACCAGAAAACATGGAAACTAAGATCGGACGCTTCAGATCAAACTTGGGAAGTGATACAAGAAGGCAGGACACTCACCGGAGGTTGGAAAGATTTCACCACAGCACATGACCTTCAAATCGGTGACCTTGTCATCTTCAAACTCGAAGGAGACATGGTGTTTCATGTCACTCCTTTTGGTCCTAGCTGTTGTGAGATTCAGTATACACATCCTCAAGGAAGAAGCCGACGCGGGTGATGCTGATGACAATGAGATTAGTAAGTTTCAATCAAAGTTCATAGTTTTGTTCCTACCTGTTGTGAGATGTTTTGACGTGGAAACTTGCTTCTTTTATTTCAGGAGGAACAGGGGCAATGTCTTCGTTCTCATTCGACTACTGTTTTTGGCTGAGGTCACTGCTTCAAATCTAAAAGTAGACAAACTTGTGAGTCAATTTTCATACGTATAAACCATATTTAGTTAGTCAATTTTCATACGTATAAACCATATTCTGTGTTTGCAGTATCTTCCTAAGCGAGCTACGAGTTCTACTGCTTTGAACAAACAATGCCAAGAGATGATACTAGTGAACAAAGAGGGAAATTCATGGACTGCGAGTTTGCGATTTAGCGAATCAGGCGGCATGTATTACATCACAAGAGGCTGGGGAAAGTTCTGTCGTGATAACAGATGCAACATATGAGACTTATTTTTGTTCAATCTGGTTGGAGATGGGAAAACTACTCCATTGTTGTGTGTATGTCCGGAAAGTAAAGAGTGTTCTGAACTACTCAGCAAACACTTGAGCAGAAAGCGTGGTGAGTCTTCTCCATTGCCTTGCTTGAGACGTCTTTAACTTGCTTGTTCTTTCTTTGCTTTTGGTTTAACTTGCTTGTTTGGTTTTGTTCTGCAGGTGACATTGCTTCAAGCTCACGGGTGAATTAGGAGAATGGTCAAGTAGTCTTGCGTCTCTTTAGCTTGCGTCTCTTTAGCTATGTATCTCGGACTTGTTTAGAGCTTATATCCTCTTGTTTTCCTTGCTACAATATATTTGTATGATCATTTCAGTTTAGACTCAAGTTCTTGTGTTTCTCGAGTATCAACTCACTTATAAGTTTAATCTTTTTATTCTACTCTTGTAAGTTTAAATCTGTTTAGCTAACTACAATCTTgcttctcttcattctcttctcTTTTATGTTATACAAGTAagaacataacaaaataaaGCTAAGAAGATAACAAAAGTTGTACAAGTAAGaaacataatttatttacaaaatgagaaattatatacaaaacttTTACttatagataaaaattaaaacataatttaaagttatagtgtaaaaaaaaacactaattttagcttatagttttttaaaaaatataaaacacttatttgatttgattcaaaatatttgtatgtttacattttcttttctaataaatgaaaatttttaatttcaaattttaaaattttaaatttctaagattaaaaaaaaaacactaaggATTCCATATTGGATAACACCATTGGACCTATAATTATGATAAGAGTCCTTAACTATtgaaaaaatatacattataatATAGCTAAGGATTCCAATGGTGGGTAACACCATTGGAGTTGCTCTTAATTCTTTTGCCTTTTGGATAATTGCCCCAAAGAGAGTTTTAAACTTGTATCATATCGTCTATGCTAAACAAATCCCTGAGGGAAAAGACGGTTTGGAGTactgtaaaaatgaaaataaacaacacaaaaagaCGTTTAAAATGGATTCATCATCAACTTTTGTTTTTAAGCCACAAACGTAAACTTGTGAAAAGTACCTTTGACCGAAATAAAAGGAGAGATATATAATTCATTACATGGTGGTATTTGCATGAATAAAACTAAATATCTCCTGGATCGAACTTGCAATGTCTTCTGCCGTAAACCTTGTCTCACTTGTAATCTGCACATGTTGTACATCACCTCATGTTAGCCTTTTATCATTTTgctacatattttttataacaatacaaaTCCATAATACACCGCTCGTTTGTGACTCCTTTatgatgttttgttttgtgtgtcGATAAAACCTGTAACTAGGTGCTGCTGTAAAACACTTTCATTAAATTTTGTACTGCCctaaatttgtttaataaaatcagaaaatataCCTTAAGCATAATTAATGCTATAGCCTATAATTGTAATTTTGTCTTATATGAATATTTTCTAGTTAGTAGACTATTGTTATTTTCTTTATGGCttattaatttgatttatatagaTTAATAGCTAAAATACGCGATCAGAAAGTTTATATGTAAGTGAAACCTACCTTGACATTGAAGGAGTAGAGGACGGTTTGTTCCATGGTAGTGATGTTAGTGTGAAGGATAGAGAGATGAAGATCCTCCAAAGCAGCTATAGTCTTAATCAGTTGTCCTGGTCTTCTTCTTGAAAGTATCTTGATCATGGCGTCAAACCCTAGCAGCTTCACCTCTACATCAGCCAAACACGACTTATTCTCTGCCGTCTCCTCCCGAAGTACTCCTCCACCCTCAGAATCGGTTACATTTCCGGTAATAATCTGGGGATTATTAACCGAAGTTATGGGAGAAGAAGTAGTCGTGGTCGTGGTCATGTCCCCAAGATGCCTATTACCAGTTTCTCCCAAGATTCTCCGACGCTTCTGTGATTCCAGACATTGTAGGAGTTGCTCAAGCTCTCGTACAAACTCTATTGCTCCTCCTATGATTGACGCTTGATCTCCCTATTATATTGCATgcattatttattattgttttacaaAATTTGAGACATTCATAGTTATTTATATGAACACAATCACAAAAaccttggcaaaaaaaaaatcacaatcacaaaataaaaatatatgaccAGTATGCGATGCGCCACTGCAATCACCCTGGTCCCGGCAGAGAggtgaaaatactttttttaccaaaaaaataaaataaatatatatgtgaatAATACCCTTTGGACGTAGGACCCAGGCATGAGAGACCTGAGTACACGAAGATGCTCGTTCATTTGCTTCCTACGGTTCCTCTCGACCGCGATATGAGTCATTCTTTGGCTTTCCACTTCTTCGCTGGTTTTGCTTGTTCTAGCTCTCTTCCTCTTGCTCTTTACCTCCTTTGTGGTAACATTTTTGTTatctctatcttcttcttcttctcctccaatAAAACGGAGCTGCACGGAGTTGTTATCGTTTTCATCTTCTTGGTTTTCCTTTTCTTCAAGAAACACGTTCCCTATGTTACCTTCACACTCACCTCCTTCTTGAGACATGAGATGATGAGTTTGGTTATGATCCTCTATCTTATCGTTCAAGACTGGGAACTTTAAGAAATAAACCGGGTCCATCCCCGGCTCGGTTTCTTGATCGTCTTCATTTCTGGTCTGGCTCAACGCCAGTTTCGGACCGAAGTCCGCAAACTGCATCACGTCTGCAAAGCTCATTTTATCAAAAGTTGGCGTTGCTCCGAATCGAGAAGGGGACAGTTGATGCTGTTCCGGCATCGATTGCTTTTCTTGCTGAAGGTTTCTGTTGAACATGTAGTCTATCATACCAGCGCTGGTATCATCCTTGCCGCCTGAGGATTCACCTAAGAAATTGGGTTCCTGAAAGAAACCGGAGAATCAAATTGATATCGAAATTAACATAAACTTActcatatacaaatatatacatatttattatgtttatatatgttggAGAAGAAATCAATGATTAAGATATAGGTACGTACCGAGTAATCTTTATCCATTGCCATTCGCACTTGATTATAAACGTCTGAACTCTTAAGGCTAGTTACGGTTTAGCTTCTTGACTCCAACACGACCTAACGACAACGATCCATGAGCTTCAGAGTCAGTTGATCAAAACATATACATGAAAAACACCACACGTTGAacaataaaaaaggaaaaaaacctTGTTAAGACCAAACCTATGTCTGAATTACGAAAAGAATAAGTGATTAACACCAAAATTCCAAACTTGTTTACTATTGGGTTTGATGAAATAGAAGAGGGCTGACCTTGTACGAGTTACTAGGGTTTGCGATAGATTTATATAAAAGACATGCTAAAGTAGCAAAAGATACACAAGAGATAAATGTATTCAGAAGTCACAAATGAGCAACTACTACTAAActcccatatatatataaacatacgcATATATATGCAGTATGCAGTAactaatgatatatatatatatatatatatatatagagagagagagagagagagagagagagagagagaggcattTGTGTACATAAATAGGTTTAGCAAGGGGCATCAAAGTTATTAAATTATCAGTACATTCTTAATAATTCGTTTGTATAATTaacccaccccccccccccccccccccccacacacACACATGTTTGTATAGAGTAACTAATGAatcattgtatatataattcaggTTATCTTCACagaataattgaaaatattgtCGTTCAACTACGTAGTAAATCCTTAAAattattgtgtatttttttatattaattttgaaagaTGAGATacattgtattattttttcctctaactAATCTACTTATTGGCTAATTAGTCCATTAACCAAGAAATAAATACCAGAGCTtggattttgtgtgttttcattGTATATACTAGTAAGAAGCAAAAGAATAATGGATTATGGTTATCACAGTTTCCATGGTGAATTTTTGAATTGGAGATCTattcttttttcaaatataaatttttggCTTAAAAGTGTTTTCTGTTTGAAAGTCAAATTCGAAATGGGGATCTAGAGCTCTTTACAAGTTCAATCGAATTAAACACCTAGTCAAATGAATGATTATTGAATTTTCCAAACCATATCTTGTTTTTCTAATAAAGACGATATACTTTTTTTCCTTTATCTGCAAACGTAAGAGAGCGAGAGGAGCCACAGATAAAGAAAAAGGGAGAACCGTGAAAACACACGTGTATCACCTCTCTCTATTTTGAACCATTAAATAGTAGATAACTTTCAGAGATCACAAGCAAAGCCAAAACCGCTCTTCTTTTCTACCGCTTTTTCGTGAACTTAATCAAATCTCTCTACGCGTCTCCAATCTTTATTTCTATAATTTCATATTGAATTACTTTGTATAATAATGTTTTCACGAAATGACATATGTTGTTTGTGTGTTGTGGAGACATgtgattttatcattttttttttcttttggtcgtCAGACATGTGAGTTTAATAAGGACAAGgtgtagtatatatatatatatatatatatatatatatatatatatgaattctTTTTGAAATAGTAGTTTTAATCATAAGTGCATTACATTATCATACACATTAGCTGCGgctgattatatgttttagagtatattttatttcagatttaaaattactCTCAATTTAGCTAGAATTTTACCAATCAGAtagaatattataatttggtaattactcttttttttaacactaaaGGATGATTGTATTAAACATGAGATTTATAGCGAAAGAAAaacatctatctatatataaaaagtaaaaaatttctttcttttgacATGTAGAAGAGGGGTTTGATACATGTGTcctcatatttttcttttttttacattCTAGATCCTTCTTTTTTTAGATTACTACAACTAACTCCATCACATAAAgtctaataatttattttattgatcatTAAAATACAAGTTGAATAaagaaatacataaaataatataaatatattataaatatttaacttattcacaactaaaaataaaataaaattttattattttattatttttaactattttataatattttatttacaaattatatttttattttactattaaaaattataaaataagtaaattaagaagaagaaactagaACAGACACataatctaaacctaaaacatccacaatcacaaaaaaaaaactgaaaatgccATAATAACGCTAACTTAATAAAAGTCCAAAGCTGAAAGgagatcaaaaacaaaaactaacttATACCTAACCTTGCCATAGAGTATCTTGGTCAGAACAAACAGAGGTTAGAAAATGGTAGAAAGATAAAATCTGAGACAAAACAATCCCCGAACACAATGGAATGCGATCAAACACTAACGTAAAGAACCAAGAAAGCATGCCAAAGAAAGAATAATCACCAGAAGGCTAAAGTCACCACGAAGTAGAAAGACACATGCCTAAACCAAATAAGCATATACAATGTGTCTCTGCCAACAAAGCACCACAAAGCTCTGAATATAAGGGACCAAAACTCTAAGAGACTAACTTCACACACCTATACCAAGGAAAGGAGGAGAACAAGAGAAACAAACTGAGAGAGGGAGAACGGAAGGTAAGCACCGAGAAACCAGAGCCTAAGCTTAACACCAGAAACAACCGTCTAAGCCAATGGAGCATACACATAGGAAATCACTATCCAAACATGGATTGGCAAACATAGCAAAagggagagccaccagagatgcGAGCAGTGATGAAAGCTGCAACGAGACGAGAGACAGAAAAGGAAGGGGAGACGGAAAAAAATCAGTAAATCATGGAACCATCCTCAagctatgaaagagagcatatatgccagatcaccaaaaaccagaTCTTGGAAATCAAGACGAGCAGGGAATATTGACGGCAAACCAATGCCGGGAAGACAACATCAAAGATGACTAAACTTTGTCCCAACCCAAGGGGATGCAGCTCCTAACATAAGCCAAAAtataaagaagaagaggagtgCCAATATTGACCAGAACAGCTTACAAAACTTAAGAAACAACTGCATAAATGGAAACTCATAAACCAGATTTACAACAAATATCAGATAATCTCACAGGAGAAGAAGGCGAGAAAGAACAAGAGCACGAAGGTGGGTATTTTTttggtgatggtgagaagcaccgtACACCGGAAAgataaacaaaatacatagatggTGACGGCTCATAGTCAAAATATGAGGAGAGGGCACAAAACatcttaaaataataatgttccaatatatataaaaaaaaagaatacaattTTGAAATCGAAACTGCTAATCTTAAAATCAACAAattcataaaagaaaattattgaaattcaatatcaTCAGAGACTCACTTCACCACTAACACTTAATATTAtgcacacaacaacacattattgagaaaaagaaacacataatatattaacctaTCACCTACTATtacataaaacaataaaaacaccaaataattCTCTTAATAAGTAAAGAAAATCACATAATTAGATTATCCAAAATATCATACTTaacaataatgaaataatattctGCGTGAAGCGTAGACACGCCTCTAGTAGAACATAAACCAAAGCCAGAAACAACCCAGAGACAGAACCGGCAGAAATAGATTCTCCGAAGACAAGGCCCTAACATAGAGAGACATTTTTGTTATACACATGAAcataaaacatgaaaatttaGAGATTAAAACCAAAACAAGATTAAAGGGCCACAACAAAAGTGGAAAGTAGAAGAATGCTCCAAGCAGCAAGACACCAAAACTCCATTTtgaaatacaattttgaaattgaaactgctaatcttaaaataaacaaattcataaaagaaagttattgaaattccaTATCATCAGAGACTCACTTCACCACTAATACTTAATATTAtgcacacaacaacacattattgagaaaaagaaacacataatatatattaacctATCACCTACTATtacataaaacaataaaaacaccaaataattctcttaataagtaaataaaatcaCATAATTAGATTATCCAAAATATCATACTTaacaataatgaaataatattctGCGTGAAGCGTAGACACGCCTCTAGTAGAACATAAACCAAAGCCAGAAACAACCCAGAGACAGAACCGGCAGAAATAGATTCTCCGAAGACAAGGCCCTAACATAGAGATACATTTTTGTTATACACATGAAcataaaacatgaaaatttaGAGATTAAAACCAAAACAAGATTAAAGGGCCACAACAAAAGTGGAAAGTAGAAGAATGCTCCAAGCACCAAGACACCAAAACTCCATGCAAATCTTTGTTAAAAGAGAACcaacaagagacttcccatagTGAATAAGCATAGCATTTAAAGCACAAAACCTTTGCTTCAAATCTCTGTAATGAATAAGAGTCTCCAACTCATCTTTTAGTTTCCAACTCATCTTATGGAGACGGCGAGGTTGAATCGATTGACAACCATAAAACGTCAAGAGAAGCAGGTGAAACGCGAGGACGCGATCATACCTCTAGAGAAAGGACATGGAGCGAATCTCAACACACCATCCAAAATCAGACGGATTACGGATCGAGACGGAGCGTAGCCAAAGATACCAACACAGAAGAGAAGGAGCATGCAGCTTAGGAGACACAACACCACACCATTGATCTATCAAATCCGGAACCCCTAACCTTGAAACAAACCTAAAACCCGACAGATTTTGAATAGATCTGGATTTTAGCTTTTGACCTCCAAATCGACATGCAAAGCCATCGATTAAACACACCAGAGAaattaatataaagaaaaaactaaacccGACTCCGGCTCTGTGGAAGCAGCTAGAGTCGGTGATTGAAGAAACCAGATTTAGAAGACGGAGGATAGAGAGATGGTAGAGGATCTAGAGagaaaaaagtaatatttttagatGACTACAAATTCACTGTGCTCAATTTTTTAGTTACTATATTTACTattcagaagaagaaaaaacactcTAGTTTTATTCTATACTAGGGTCATAtaccccgcgcaagcgcggggtcGGTTACTTGTGGTATGGTTTATGTAGTTTGGTTCACGGGATGTTGGCTGCTGGGTTTGTTGTAATGCGTTGTGTACTTGGTACTTCAGATGTTGTCATTTTTTGGTTTCGAttcggtttttcggtatttcggttataaaatataattgtcaTTCTAAATCGATATTAActttggtttagtttggtttatatACAGTCTGTTTTcggtttattcatttttataccaaaataaaataaaatgaaaacgcTTTTACTTtcagattaaataattaaatctataattaaattcAATGATcgaaatttgttaaaaaaaacagagaaaagtaTGGAAGAAAAGTTTTTTCCACTCTTTAATGTTTTGGTGTTCATCAAAGTAATGGTTCTTCAAATGAAACTGTTTGTTTATAAATAAGGAAAAAGTTGGGAAGTTTTTTTCGAGTTATGATCCATCAAATCAATGGTGAAAGAaagcaaaaatattaaaagaagaagactaagaaaTAAGAACCATGACAGtcttttaattgtattttaagtatgttttaaattagaattttgtattactaataaaaatatgatatcaCCAGTGTAATGAAAgaataacttatataacaaatagaattttatttgaCGATATAAAATATGGACATATTAACATGTTGCTATTTttgatcggttttgttcgggttattcggtttaatcggttataaaccaaaccaaaccaaatccaaatcatacggtttttataaaattatatatattcgaTTTATATGGTACATACCAAAACTATacatattttctatttcagttcgGTTTTGTACCGTTCGGTTTTACCGTATTGGACATGCCTACCCACAATGTATTAAACggtcctgttttttttttaatccgaatttatgttttaaactaTTAGCTGTATGGAGTGTTCAAAGTATTATGTCTTTTTGAAAAATTCCAAACAGATATGCATCTAAAAAACTGATCAAGCTTACCTTTTGTCTTGATTGCAGTTTGATTTTAAACTCCAATCCGGTCactttattatttgattttttattttattaatgcacTACATTGAATATATAAATCCGACTGTCCCCAAGGAGTCTGAATTTGGCCATGCTATTCGAGGGCTGGTTTATTGCTGGAAGGAATATAGATATTGGATGTTTATGATaggaataaatatatattttcatgtaaCGTATCTGTAAAGCAACATTAGTCGTAATCTATGTTAGATCCCATGTGTAGACCTTTGTTACCAATTGGGTGTTTTTACTTAATTAGCCTAGATAACTACATACTTCCAATAGATTAGTTTCAAATGTTTTAGTCATGCTCAACCTCCCAACTATTCAATGTTCTCGTTCTAAGCATTATACTCCGGTTGATGACTggtatttataagaaaaaactgGCATTAAACTTATTCTAATAAACACATGACTCGCAAATTTGGATTCAACTCagtaataataaaacatagagACTCGCTAATTTGGAATCAACTTAAGCCCGTCGAAGATTCATTGATAATAAAACATAGAGAGACATACGTAGATAGGAAGAAGATAAAAGGAAAAAACCCAAAGTTTAGATTGAAAACATAGATAgtagaagttttttttaaaaagcataTAAAAGACTGGAGACGGGCCGGTAGGTGATCATTCTGCGAGTTACTCACGGCTACGCTTGCGTTTCTTCAGAGTGTCTGCATTCTCAGGAGGGGCCGCTGAAGAACACTTCTCACCGTGCTTGACTTCCAAAACAGACGGACCCGAGGACGAAGCGCTTAATCCTACGTCACCAGAACCGCTTGGAATAATGCCCTCACTGTGTGCCTGAGTTACATGAACGTGCTGTTTTAAAAACGGATACAATTAGTCAATCAACTGACATGTAGAATTAGAATACCTTCAGCTGAGTCGCAATGGTGCTATCTTCATCAGTGATGGTGGAGACTGTGAATGTACGGTAGTTGGGAGTGAAGTTGAAAGGTGTGACACGGATCTGGAACACAAATTCCTTCCCTTCTAGCTCCTCAAGACAGCTGGGCAGATACTCCTCTCCACCGTCTGAAACCTGCATCAAATTGAGAACAACGCTTCAATGGTTGAggaatataacatatataaccTAGCATGATATAAATGTAAATGTTTATGTGAGtaaagaagacaacaaaagttgcGCTGTCATTGCCATCATCAACAGCAAGCTCAACACGGAACCTTTGTTTGAACGATGGAATTATCAGTCAGTAACTACATGGGTATATTCTAGAAAAtgctaaaaattaaataaactcaCCTGACCACACCAGTCACGTCTGAAGATACACATCTGGTACAGTTCAGCGAAGTTCCAAGTCTCTCCTATTTTTTGTGGCAGCCAGTGCATGAAACAAAAGACCACCCATTTTCCGGGATGACACAAACAATACGGGCCTTGCAGAGGAAATCAGCTTCTTGGGTCTGCCAAATCGTAGTACTTTAGGAAATGGAAACTTCTAAACTAACTAAACTATATTGGTGTAGAAAAAGTCAGACAAGAACCTG
The Brassica napus cultivar Da-Ae chromosome A1, Da-Ae, whole genome shotgun sequence DNA segment above includes these coding regions:
- the LOC106434078 gene encoding transcription factor FAMA, which encodes MAMDKDYSEPNFLGESSGGKDDTSAGMIDYMFNRNLQQEKQSMPEQHQLSPSRFGATPTFDKMSFADVMQFADFGPKLALSQTRNEDDQETEPGMDPVYFLKFPVLNDKIEDHNQTHHLMSQEGGECEGNIGNVFLEEKENQEDENDNNSVQLRFIGGEEEEDRDNKNVTTKEVKSKRKRARTSKTSEEVESQRMTHIAVERNRRKQMNEHLRVLRSLMPGSYVQRGDQASIIGGAIEFVRELEQLLQCLESQKRRRILGETGNRHLGDMTTTTTTSSPITSVNNPQIITGNVTDSEGGGVLREETAENKSCLADVEVKLLGFDAMIKILSRRRPGQLIKTIAALEDLHLSILHTNITTMEQTVLYSFNVKITSETRFTAEDIASSIQEIFSFIHANTTM